Proteins encoded by one window of Deinococcus aerophilus:
- the lptB gene encoding LPS export ABC transporter ATP-binding protein, whose translation MSAGAQAARPVLTATGLSKTYGRRQVVRDVNFTVHPGEIVALFGPNGAGKTTTFYMLVGFIRPGGGQITLGERDVTRLPMHQRARLGLGYLPQEPSAFRKLSARDNLLAILEYQHLSRAEQEARADALLAEFGLTHLAGSAAYQLSGGERRRLELARALTTDPDYLLLDEPFTGVDPKSIREIQRLIRELRDRRGIGVFITDHNVRETIALTDRVYLMFDGQVKFEGTPQEFARDEHARNDYLGDDFEL comes from the coding sequence GTGTCCGCCGGGGCCCAGGCGGCGCGTCCGGTCCTGACGGCCACCGGCCTGAGCAAGACCTACGGGCGGCGTCAGGTGGTGCGCGACGTGAACTTCACGGTGCATCCCGGCGAGATCGTGGCGCTGTTCGGCCCCAACGGAGCGGGCAAGACCACCACCTTCTACATGCTCGTGGGGTTCATCCGCCCCGGCGGCGGCCAGATCACGCTGGGCGAGCGCGACGTGACCCGGCTGCCCATGCACCAGCGCGCCCGGCTGGGCCTGGGCTACCTGCCGCAGGAACCCAGCGCCTTTCGCAAGCTCAGCGCCCGCGACAACCTGCTCGCCATCCTGGAATACCAGCACCTGTCCCGCGCCGAGCAGGAGGCCCGCGCCGACGCGCTGCTCGCCGAGTTCGGCCTGACCCACCTTGCGGGCAGCGCCGCGTATCAGCTTTCGGGCGGGGAACGCCGCCGTCTGGAGCTGGCCCGCGCCCTGACCACCGACCCAGATTATCTGCTGCTGGACGAGCCGTTTACCGGCGTGGACCCCAAGAGCATCCGCGAGATCCAGCGCCTGATCCGCGAACTGCGCGACCGCCGCGGCATCGGCGTGTTCATCACCGACCACAACGTGCGCGAGACCATCGCCCTGACCGACCGCGTGTATCTGATGTTCGACGGCCAGGTGAAGTTTGAGGGCACGCCGCAGGAGTTTGCGCGCGATGAGCACGCCCGCAACGACTACCTCGGCGACGATTTCGAGCTGTAG
- a CDS encoding DUF3084 domain-containing protein has product MLWLFLPFVVVLSGVVAYAADTIARKAGRKHIRWFGLRPKTTALLVAILSGMGISAASLAAFLVLNRSAVSTIAAADQLRPQIESLRREVGVAQGDLRAAQRERDQAQKEAARLGELQARAQRDLQTTRADLNATRAAEEKLRQDTAALQRQVEEQTTTLQALKDRAAENRAKLQQSEEALKASQDRAQVLDSQVLDLKTRIAFSEQETQAAQERAQAAQTGAEAAQARAEAAQQVAAAEQAQAQAVQTEARRQQQAAQAQAAAARKQATEARAQAAAAAAQVKTLKAQATALEQSRDQAAQALAAAQQQQRAAQKALDTLTAERDRLGAERDRVARERDAAASDRDRARRDLGALQQQGQQLRTSNTNLKASNEALARDLAAARSSLGQLQDEYSSSRAELSASRNIDLAYPKNELVYAAVVPGVRNLDKFLQDASGAAQTRGARGTAGAPSARLSAPARSVLENKLRGLNASTFVQCRAAQNAAVGFPVDLSCEARPNTVLYRSGEVIRRVSINLGADPQTIQNQILDLVKDAVTDITTRGVPSEYILNKGLDVGEFLTLLTRLNARDGATAVVGVAARSDVKPSVRVDLYPVLP; this is encoded by the coding sequence GTGCTGTGGCTCTTTCTGCCCTTTGTGGTCGTGCTGTCCGGCGTGGTGGCCTACGCCGCGGACACCATCGCCCGCAAGGCGGGGCGCAAGCACATCCGCTGGTTCGGCCTGCGGCCCAAGACGACGGCCCTTCTGGTGGCGATCCTGTCGGGCATGGGCATCAGCGCGGCCAGCCTGGCGGCCTTTCTGGTGCTCAACCGCAGCGCCGTGTCCACCATTGCGGCGGCCGATCAGCTGCGTCCCCAGATCGAGTCGCTGCGGCGCGAGGTCGGGGTGGCCCAGGGCGACCTGCGGGCCGCGCAGCGCGAGCGCGATCAGGCGCAGAAGGAGGCCGCGCGGCTGGGCGAACTGCAGGCCCGCGCCCAGCGTGACCTGCAGACCACCCGCGCCGACCTGAACGCCACCCGCGCCGCCGAGGAGAAGCTGCGCCAGGACACGGCCGCGCTGCAGCGTCAGGTCGAGGAACAGACCACGACCCTGCAGGCCCTCAAGGACCGCGCCGCCGAGAACCGCGCCAAGCTCCAGCAGTCCGAGGAGGCCCTGAAGGCCAGCCAGGACCGCGCGCAGGTTCTGGACTCGCAGGTGCTTGACCTCAAGACCCGCATCGCGTTCTCGGAACAGGAAACCCAGGCGGCCCAGGAGCGTGCCCAGGCGGCCCAGACCGGGGCCGAGGCTGCGCAGGCCCGGGCCGAGGCCGCCCAGCAGGTCGCCGCCGCCGAGCAGGCCCAGGCCCAGGCGGTCCAGACCGAGGCGCGCCGCCAGCAGCAGGCGGCGCAGGCCCAGGCCGCCGCCGCGCGCAAGCAGGCGACCGAGGCGCGGGCCCAGGCGGCGGCGGCGGCGGCGCAGGTCAAGACCCTCAAGGCCCAGGCCACCGCCCTGGAGCAGTCGCGCGATCAGGCGGCCCAGGCGCTGGCGGCCGCCCAGCAGCAGCAGCGCGCCGCCCAGAAGGCCCTGGATACCCTCACGGCCGAACGCGACCGCCTGGGCGCGGAGCGCGACCGCGTGGCCCGGGAGCGCGACGCCGCCGCCAGCGACCGGGACCGAGCGCGCCGGGACCTGGGCGCGCTGCAGCAGCAGGGCCAGCAGCTGCGGACCAGCAACACGAACCTGAAGGCCAGCAACGAGGCGCTGGCCCGTGACCTCGCCGCCGCCCGCAGCAGCCTGGGCCAGCTGCAAGACGAGTACAGCTCCAGCCGCGCCGAACTCAGCGCGAGCCGCAACATTGATCTGGCCTACCCCAAGAACGAGCTGGTCTACGCCGCCGTGGTGCCGGGGGTCCGCAACCTCGACAAGTTTCTGCAAGACGCCTCCGGGGCGGCCCAGACCCGCGGCGCCAGGGGAACGGCGGGAGCGCCCAGCGCCCGCCTGAGTGCGCCCGCCCGCAGCGTGCTGGAGAACAAGCTGCGCGGTCTGAACGCCAGCACCTTCGTGCAGTGCCGCGCGGCCCAGAACGCGGCGGTAGGCTTTCCGGTGGACCTGAGCTGCGAGGCCCGGCCCAACACCGTGCTGTACCGCTCGGGCGAGGTGATCCGGCGCGTCAGCATCAACCTGGGGGCCGATCCGCAGACCATCCAGAACCAGATTCTGGATCTGGTCAAGGACGCCGTCACCGACATCACCACGCGCGGGGTGCCCAGCGAGTACATCCTGAACAAGGGGCTGGACGTGGGCGAGTTCCTGACCCTGCTCACCCGGCTGAATGCCCGCGACGGAGCCACGGCGGTGGTGGGCGTGGCCGCGCGGAGCGACGTGAAGCCCAGCGTCCGGGTGGATCTGTACCCCGTGTTGCCGTGA
- a CDS encoding ABC transporter substrate-binding protein, which yields MRLLPALALSALLLTPAAQAAPLRLEFWHAMTGVQDTVAGYARDFNASQSAYEIVPVAQGNYRELQPRLEAAIRAGKPPALAQVEFTQFPDLVAGGQLMDLSRAEAELPEALKNDFYPAVWRSGQQAGKTYGLPWNVSVPVLMYNAGALKKAGVAVPGTWSALEAASGQLVGGGRRPLVALADGWTFEANVLSRGGALVSGNQPALNSPEAVEALTQLARMSAAKSAQPRGLGEATRAAFDFARGQNVFALASVANWTDARRLPFFQLGIAPFPCEKAGACTVPLGGATLTVPRGNGAGAQAGALAFWQYLMDPARLAGWVQATAYAPPRRAVTPLLEGWYAKNPQLRAAHAQLGRAVPRPAVPGYEGWSRLLEDAITAATSGRQSARAALDDAQRKALR from the coding sequence GTGCGCCTCCTGCCTGCTCTGGCCCTGTCTGCCCTGCTGCTCACGCCCGCTGCCCAGGCCGCGCCGCTGCGCCTGGAGTTCTGGCACGCCATGACCGGCGTGCAGGACACCGTGGCGGGATATGCCCGGGACTTCAACGCCTCACAGAGCGCCTACGAAATCGTGCCGGTGGCGCAGGGCAACTACCGCGAACTGCAGCCCCGGCTGGAGGCGGCCATCCGGGCGGGCAAGCCCCCCGCGCTGGCCCAGGTGGAGTTCACGCAGTTTCCGGATCTGGTGGCCGGGGGGCAGCTGATGGACCTGAGCCGCGCCGAGGCCGAGCTGCCCGAGGCCCTGAAGAACGACTTTTACCCGGCGGTGTGGCGCTCGGGGCAGCAGGCCGGCAAGACCTACGGCCTGCCGTGGAACGTCAGCGTGCCGGTATTGATGTACAACGCCGGAGCCCTGAAGAAGGCCGGGGTGGCGGTGCCGGGCACCTGGAGTGCGCTGGAGGCGGCCAGCGGGCAGCTGGTGGGCGGGGGCCGCCGGCCGCTGGTCGCGCTGGCCGACGGCTGGACCTTCGAGGCCAACGTGCTCTCGCGCGGGGGCGCGCTGGTCAGCGGCAATCAGCCGGCCCTCAACAGCCCCGAGGCGGTCGAGGCGCTGACCCAGCTTGCACGCATGAGCGCCGCGAAGTCGGCCCAGCCGCGCGGCCTGGGGGAGGCCACCCGCGCCGCCTTCGACTTCGCGCGCGGGCAGAACGTCTTCGCCCTGGCGAGCGTGGCCAACTGGACCGACGCGCGCCGGCTGCCGTTTTTTCAGCTGGGCATCGCGCCGTTTCCCTGTGAGAAGGCCGGGGCCTGCACGGTGCCGCTGGGCGGCGCGACCCTGACCGTGCCGCGCGGCAACGGCGCGGGCGCGCAGGCGGGGGCGCTGGCCTTCTGGCAGTACCTGATGGACCCGGCCCGCCTGGCCGGCTGGGTGCAGGCCACCGCCTACGCGCCGCCGCGCCGCGCCGTGACGCCGCTGCTGGAGGGTTGGTATGCCAAAAATCCTCAGCTGCGCGCCGCGCACGCCCAGCTGGGCCGCGCCGTGCCGCGCCCGGCGGTGCCCGGGTACGAGGGCTGGTCCCGGCTGCTCGAAGACGCGATCACTGCCGCCACCAGCGGCCGGCAAAGTGCCCGGGCCGCGCTCGACGACGCTCAGCGCAAGGCGCTGAGATAG
- a CDS encoding TrkH family potassium uptake protein: protein MKARPLSLPRRTLSARLTPPQLLALVYLAGILIGTALLHLPGVQRPAANLSSIDLLFTATSSICITGLVVADTGEAFTRLGQIIIITLVQIGGLGILTFSTLFAFLTGRRLNFSERQGLVAQLNALNVGGVMPLLRAILAYTFVTELVGAVLLSLRFVPQYGLGEGLYQAVFHSISAYNNGGFVVLSGGMTPYAADPLVSLTISALVILGGLGFLVQLNYVSHLLQPRRNRLLVYSRLTMLTTSILLVLGTLIILALEWNNSRTLGALSTPGRFLAAFFQSMTPRSGGFSTVNIEAMNTATIFTVIGLMFIGANSGSTGGGIKTSTFAILVGSAWNMVRGRGELIVFRRRVEGENVVRAGSITTLYTLLVATSFFALLATNPKLGFTHLLFETVSAAATVGLSMNTTHLINDPGLLILTALMYLGRIGPLTFAVAFSLRSTQKRNVKYPPERDILVG from the coding sequence GTGAAGGCCCGCCCCCTTTCCCTGCCGCGCCGCACGCTGAGTGCGCGCCTGACGCCGCCGCAGCTGCTGGCGCTGGTGTATCTGGCCGGCATCCTGATCGGCACGGCGCTGCTGCACCTGCCGGGGGTTCAGCGGCCCGCCGCGAACCTGAGCAGCATTGACCTGCTGTTCACGGCCACCAGTTCCATCTGCATCACCGGGCTGGTGGTTGCCGACACCGGCGAGGCCTTCACGCGGCTGGGACAGATCATCATCATCACGCTGGTTCAGATCGGCGGGCTGGGCATCCTGACCTTCAGCACGCTGTTCGCCTTCCTGACCGGGCGGCGGCTGAACTTCAGCGAGCGTCAGGGCCTAGTCGCGCAGCTCAATGCCCTGAACGTGGGCGGGGTGATGCCGCTGCTGCGGGCCATCCTGGCCTACACCTTCGTCACCGAACTGGTGGGCGCGGTGCTGCTCTCGCTGCGTTTTGTTCCGCAGTACGGCCTGGGCGAGGGCCTGTACCAGGCGGTCTTTCATTCCATCAGCGCCTACAACAACGGCGGCTTCGTGGTGCTGTCGGGCGGCATGACCCCCTACGCGGCCGATCCGCTGGTCAGCCTGACCATTAGCGCACTGGTCATTCTGGGCGGCCTGGGCTTTCTGGTGCAGCTGAACTATGTGTCGCACCTGCTGCAGCCCCGGCGCAACCGCCTGCTCGTCTACAGCCGCCTGACCATGCTCACCACGTCCATCCTGCTTGTTCTGGGCACGCTGATCATTCTGGCGCTGGAGTGGAACAACAGCCGCACGTTGGGGGCGCTGTCCACACCGGGCCGGTTCCTGGCCGCCTTCTTCCAGAGCATGACCCCCCGGTCCGGCGGCTTTTCGACCGTCAACATCGAGGCCATGAACACCGCGACCATCTTCACCGTGATCGGGCTGATGTTCATCGGAGCGAACAGCGGCTCTACTGGGGGCGGCATCAAGACGAGTACCTTCGCCATCCTGGTCGGCAGCGCGTGGAACATGGTGCGCGGACGCGGCGAGCTGATCGTGTTCCGGCGGCGGGTGGAGGGCGAGAACGTCGTCCGCGCCGGCAGCATCACCACGCTGTACACGCTGCTCGTCGCCACCTCCTTCTTTGCGCTGCTCGCCACCAATCCCAAGCTGGGTTTTACCCACCTGCTGTTCGAGACCGTCAGCGCCGCCGCCACGGTGGGCCTGAGCATGAACACCACCCACCTGATCAACGACCCCGGCCTGCTGATCCTGACCGCCCTGATGTACCTGGGGCGCATCGGGCCGCTGACCTTCGCGGTGGCCTTCAGCCTGCGCAGCACCCAGAAACGCAACGTCAAGTATCCGCCGGAGCGCGATATTCTGGTGGGATAA
- a CDS encoding TrkH family potassium uptake protein, with amino-acid sequence MTRLPPSSPRGPESPGGTRIRRRWLARLNPPQLIAVSFAVTILIGAGLFLLPISLEPGQTLRPVQALFMATSAVCVTGLAVVDPGTTFSTFGEVVLLGLIQIGGLGLITLGTLFALALRRRVGVTDRIQVAQQVSALELGGVVRLVRTIVLSSVLVELAGTVVLSAVFVPAEGLGRGLYFALFHSVSAFNNAGFSLYATGLTGFVTNPVINIFVPLLIVLGGMGFLVQLNVLAHLRDRRRARLSANSKLSLTMMGALLLIGTLGFALTEWNNPSTLGTLSVGNKLLASWFQGVTPRTAGFNTLDYSTMGFVTLFMTILLMFIGANPGSTGGGIKTNTFYVMMASAWGMVRGRSDTTLFRRRIDTTTILRAMTVGLLSLGLVNLGFLLLLLLNTNKDILFLQLFFETVSAFATVGLSMNTTPLLNPDQEVVLIFLMFLGRIGPLTFAVAFSRPDSRRLVRYPAEHDILIG; translated from the coding sequence ATGACCCGGCTCCCCCCTTCCAGCCCCCGGGGCCCCGAGTCGCCCGGCGGGACCCGCATCCGCCGGCGCTGGCTCGCGCGGCTCAACCCGCCGCAGCTGATCGCCGTGTCCTTTGCGGTCACGATCCTGATCGGGGCCGGGCTGTTCCTGCTGCCCATCAGCCTGGAGCCGGGCCAGACCCTGCGCCCGGTACAGGCGCTGTTCATGGCAACGAGCGCGGTGTGCGTCACGGGTCTGGCGGTGGTGGACCCGGGAACCACCTTCTCCACCTTCGGCGAGGTGGTGCTGCTGGGGCTGATTCAGATCGGGGGCCTGGGACTGATCACGCTGGGCACGCTGTTCGCACTGGCGCTGCGCCGCCGTGTGGGGGTCACCGACCGCATCCAGGTGGCGCAGCAGGTCAGCGCCCTGGAACTGGGCGGCGTGGTCCGGCTGGTCCGCACCATCGTCCTGAGTTCGGTGCTGGTGGAGCTGGCGGGCACCGTGGTCCTGAGCGCCGTGTTCGTGCCCGCCGAGGGGCTGGGACGCGGGCTGTACTTCGCGCTGTTTCATTCGGTCAGCGCCTTTAACAACGCGGGCTTCAGCCTGTACGCCACCGGCCTGACCGGCTTCGTGACCAATCCGGTCATCAACATCTTCGTGCCGCTGCTGATCGTGCTGGGCGGCATGGGCTTTTTGGTCCAGCTGAACGTGCTTGCCCACCTGCGCGACCGCCGCCGCGCCCGCCTGAGCGCCAACAGCAAGCTGTCGCTCACCATGATGGGCGCGCTGCTGCTGATCGGCACGCTGGGCTTTGCCCTGACCGAGTGGAACAACCCCTCCACCCTGGGCACGCTGTCCGTGGGCAACAAGCTGCTCGCGTCGTGGTTCCAGGGCGTCACGCCGCGCACCGCCGGCTTCAACACGCTGGACTACAGCACCATGGGCTTCGTTACGCTGTTCATGACCATTCTGCTGATGTTTATCGGGGCCAATCCCGGTTCGACCGGCGGCGGCATCAAGACCAATACCTTCTACGTGATGATGGCCTCGGCGTGGGGCATGGTGCGCGGACGCAGCGACACCACGCTGTTTCGCCGGCGCATCGACACCACCACCATCCTGCGGGCCATGACCGTGGGCCTGCTGAGCCTGGGACTGGTCAACCTGGGCTTTTTGCTGCTGCTGCTGCTGAACACCAACAAGGACATCCTGTTTCTTCAGCTGTTCTTCGAGACCGTCAGCGCCTTCGCCACGGTGGGCCTGAGCATGAACACCACCCCACTGCTCAACCCCGATCAGGAGGTCGTGCTGATCTTCCTGATGTTCCTGGGCCGCATCGGGCCGCTCACCTTCGCGGTCGCCTTCAGCCGCCCGGACTCGCGCAGGCTGGTGCGCTATCCGGCCGAGCACGACATCCTGATCGGGTGA
- a CDS encoding potassium channel family protein: MKTKQCLVIGLGRFGTAVATTLYEMGHEVVAIDHNEENVERVMNLVTHAAIVDASEERALRAIGVGDFDVVVVAIGTDVQANILATMNAKSLGASYVVTKAVDEMARRVLERIGADLVIRPEHDMGVRLARQIATPNIVDTLDLGGDHAIVEIEANERLKGTLRDLNLTGRFGVQIIAISRAGKIEVTPRAEDELRPHDKLVLIGTSHNIDELRRYLGE; encoded by the coding sequence ATGAAGACCAAACAATGTCTCGTGATTGGCCTGGGCCGTTTTGGAACGGCGGTGGCCACCACCCTGTACGAGATGGGCCATGAGGTTGTGGCGATTGACCACAACGAGGAAAACGTGGAACGGGTAATGAATCTGGTGACCCACGCGGCCATCGTGGACGCCAGCGAGGAGCGGGCGCTGCGGGCCATCGGCGTGGGCGACTTCGACGTGGTGGTGGTCGCCATCGGCACCGACGTGCAGGCCAACATCCTGGCGACCATGAATGCCAAGAGCCTGGGCGCGAGCTACGTGGTCACCAAGGCCGTGGACGAGATGGCCCGCCGGGTCCTCGAGCGCATCGGGGCCGATCTGGTGATCCGGCCCGAACACGATATGGGGGTGCGGCTGGCCCGACAGATCGCCACCCCCAACATCGTGGACACGCTGGACCTCGGCGGCGACCACGCCATCGTGGAGATCGAGGCCAACGAGCGCCTCAAGGGCACCCTGCGTGACCTGAACCTCACCGGACGTTTCGGCGTGCAGATCATCGCGATCAGCCGTGCGGGCAAGATCGAGGTGACCCCCCGGGCCGAGGACGAGCTGCGCCCACACGACAAGCTGGTCCTGATCGGCACCAGCCACAACATTGACGAGCTGCGGCGCTACCTGGGGGAATAG